A portion of the Candidatus Atribacteria bacterium genome contains these proteins:
- a CDS encoding class II fructose-bisphosphate aldolase, with amino-acid sequence MLANLNDVLIPARERGYAIGSFNVHNLETVQAIFEAATSLDLPVIIAFGEKVSHITDIQLIAKCVHSLANRTKIPMVLHLDHCKSEDLIIKAIQAGFTSVMYDGSGLKRARISKKLQQSLT; translated from the coding sequence ATGTTAGCCAATTTAAATGATGTTTTAATCCCGGCCAGAGAAAGGGGCTATGCCATTGGTTCATTTAATGTGCACAATCTGGAAACCGTGCAGGCGATATTCGAGGCAGCTACTTCATTGGATCTTCCTGTTATTATTGCTTTCGGCGAAAAGGTTAGCCATATAACTGATATTCAGTTAATTGCAAAGTGTGTCCATAGTTTAGCAAATAGAACGAAAATTCCGATGGTACTGCACCTGGATCATTGTAAATCAGAGGATTTGATTATTAAGGCTATCCAGGCAGGTTTTACCTCGGTGATGTATGACGGTTCAGGTTTAAAAAGAGCGAGAATATCGAAAAAACTGCAGCAATCGTTAACATAG
- a CDS encoding class II fructose-bisphosphate aldolase gives MEKTAAIVNIAHAANVTLEAELGYIPAEDTGQAVSEHQLTRPEEAKEFVEKTDCDALAIAVGTIHGNYIGEPKIYHNRLKEIAKVVSVPLVLHGGSGNTEKDLVLAIKEGIAKININTEISNAAVKELESIFKKGFSGHFSLLSEAIKEPMIGVIQEKMKLFLCGKAVKY, from the coding sequence ATCGAAAAAACTGCAGCAATCGTTAACATAGCCCATGCCGCTAACGTAACATTAGAAGCAGAATTGGGATATATACCTGCTGAAGATACCGGACAAGCGGTTTCTGAGCATCAATTAACCAGGCCAGAAGAAGCCAAAGAGTTTGTTGAAAAAACCGATTGCGATGCCTTAGCTATTGCTGTTGGTACGATTCATGGAAATTATATTGGGGAACCGAAGATATATCACAATCGGTTGAAAGAGATTGCTAAAGTTGTTTCCGTTCCCCTGGTCTTACACGGAGGTTCTGGAAATACTGAAAAAGACCTGGTGCTGGCAATTAAGGAAGGGATCGCTAAAATTAATATCAATACGGAGATCTCTAATGCAGCTGTAAAAGAATTGGAAAGCATATTTAAAAAAGGATTTTCAGGACATTTTTCCCTTCTATCCGAGGCTATTAAAGAACCCATGATAGGTGTAATCCAGGAAAAAATGAAATTGTTTTTGTGTGGAAAAGCGGTAAAGTATTAG
- a CDS encoding TRAP transporter small permease subunit has product MIFLRKILKGIDTMSKYAGLSARWLAWLLVLVGAYETILRHWFNAPTVWAYDTLCMAGGAVYIMGWSYCYLIDSHVRVDLFYTRLSEKNRAIMDIISSLIFFFPLMIVLVWISSKWAVKAWRIHETMIATYWYPPAAPFRTVFALGSLLLLLQGIARFIRDLYFVTRGEHLD; this is encoded by the coding sequence ATGATATTTTTAAGAAAAATCCTTAAAGGCATTGATACGATGAGTAAGTACGCTGGTTTATCTGCAAGATGGCTTGCTTGGCTCCTTGTCCTGGTAGGCGCATATGAAACGATTTTAAGACATTGGTTTAATGCGCCTACCGTTTGGGCATATGATACCTTGTGTATGGCTGGTGGAGCCGTTTATATTATGGGATGGTCCTACTGTTATTTGATTGACTCCCATGTAAGAGTAGATCTTTTCTACACTCGCCTTTCCGAAAAGAATAGAGCGATAATGGATATAATCAGTTCCCTAATATTCTTTTTTCCATTAATGATAGTACTGGTATGGATTTCTAGCAAATGGGCAGTGAAAGCATGGAGAATTCATGAGACAATGATCGCTACCTATTGGTATCCTCCCGCTGCTCCCTTCAGAACGGTATTTGCTCTTGGATCATTGTTATTACTTCTTCAAGGCATAGCTAGGTTTATCCGCGATCTATATTTTGTAACAAGAGGTGAACACCTTGATTGA
- a CDS encoding carbohydrate kinase, which produces MNQLIISIDLGTTGCRTVIFNELGDPLSHSYQEYNSIYLSSRWIDHDPKTWLEAAQSTVKEAISKLKETHKNFSAIAVTSQRATVIPVDKDGDPIDNAILWQDKRAIEETEHLKNIYGSKEIYTITGLRIDPYFTLPKLLWFKKNRREIYGKTFKFLTVQDFIIHYLTGIFKTDWTQASRTMLFNIDRFKWEEDLIKSVGIALDKLPEAVPPGSVIGVLNRSAADKLGLPEGIPVIAAGGDQQCAAIGLGVVKDGLVEANTGTGSFVLTNSNKPFKDKNQRLICSASSVAGKWVLEAGIFTTGSIYRWFRDNFWLLGSEEQKKFRTDAYSFMNSEAEKEPIGSNGLLLIPHFAASAAPYWNPEARGILFGLSLGHTSSSIIRAILEGIAFEIRKNMVIMEGFVGPIKEVRISGGLTRSEIFNQIQADIYGRPVVKSGYEDASSLGAAIIAAVKIGLYNNIVTAVDSMTKLDYLSQKNPIDIHTKVYEDLIIIHDELYKSIEKSGIYHKLNEVVKSL; this is translated from the coding sequence ATGAATCAGCTGATTATAAGTATTGATCTGGGAACAACAGGCTGCCGTACGGTTATTTTTAATGAACTTGGAGACCCCTTATCCCATTCTTATCAAGAATATAACAGTATCTATTTATCCTCAAGATGGATTGATCATGATCCAAAAACATGGCTGGAAGCAGCTCAAAGTACAGTCAAAGAAGCAATCAGTAAATTAAAAGAAACCCATAAAAATTTCTCTGCTATTGCGGTTACTTCACAAAGAGCTACCGTGATTCCTGTTGATAAAGATGGAGATCCCATAGATAATGCTATATTATGGCAAGATAAAAGGGCAATAGAAGAAACAGAGCATCTGAAAAACATCTATGGTTCAAAAGAAATTTATACTATCACCGGTTTAAGGATTGATCCCTATTTTACTTTGCCAAAATTGTTATGGTTTAAAAAGAATAGAAGAGAAATCTATGGTAAAACCTTTAAATTTCTTACAGTCCAGGATTTCATTATTCATTACTTGACCGGTATCTTTAAGACAGATTGGACACAGGCATCAAGAACCATGCTTTTTAATATTGACCGATTTAAGTGGGAAGAAGACTTAATAAAAAGTGTCGGCATCGCATTGGATAAGTTACCGGAAGCTGTTCCTCCGGGTTCTGTTATTGGTGTTTTAAATCGTTCAGCTGCCGATAAGCTTGGTTTGCCCGAAGGTATTCCTGTGATTGCTGCCGGAGGAGACCAGCAATGTGCCGCCATTGGATTAGGGGTGGTAAAGGACGGATTGGTAGAAGCCAATACAGGAACGGGTTCTTTTGTTTTAACGAATAGCAATAAACCATTCAAAGACAAAAATCAACGTCTGATTTGCAGTGCTTCTTCCGTTGCCGGCAAGTGGGTATTAGAAGCAGGCATTTTTACTACCGGTTCAATTTATAGATGGTTTAGAGATAATTTTTGGCTTTTAGGCAGCGAAGAACAAAAAAAATTCAGAACTGATGCTTATAGTTTTATGAATTCGGAAGCAGAAAAGGAGCCTATAGGGTCAAATGGCTTATTGTTGATTCCTCATTTTGCTGCCTCAGCAGCTCCCTATTGGAATCCTGAAGCTCGGGGAATATTGTTCGGATTATCATTAGGCCATACAAGTTCTTCCATTATTCGGGCAATTCTGGAAGGAATTGCTTTTGAAATCCGGAAAAACATGGTTATTATGGAAGGTTTTGTTGGACCAATTAAAGAGGTTAGGATTAGTGGAGGATTGACTCGTTCCGAAATATTTAATCAGATCCAGGCTGATATTTACGGCAGACCAGTGGTTAAGTCTGGTTATGAAGATGCTTCTTCATTGGGAGCAGCAATTATTGCAGCAGTAAAGATTGGCTTATACAATAATATTGTGACAGCAGTTGATTCCATGACTAAATTAGATTACCTAAGTCAAAAGAACCCCATTGATATCCATACTAAAGTCTATGAAGATTTAATTATTATTCATGATGAATTATATAAGTCAATAGAAAAGTCAGGGATCTATCATAAATTGAATGAAGTGGTAAAAAGTCTATAA
- a CDS encoding four-carbon acid sugar kinase family protein, with the protein MKYIIADDLSGANDTGVKFTKKGYNASVSIVNNQPTVVIPDNIDVFVVDTETRELESEPAREKLNSILKKLSIDQDDFVYKKVDSTLRGNIGVEIEEIMKFLKKDICIFSPSFPSHQRVTIDSYLMVDQRPLGASEYSSNHLKQEENSFIPAIMKKQTDFSVGQIHLSDVAKGPKAILSKINELCKKGNRIIVIDSIIENHLRDIFRSGFKFSGTVLFSGSAGLANHFPKNNNKPEKLKVNIENTKGPVIVIAGSRNSVVSQQINYLKDNLNLAQIKIDLEQIFSDRDRVLENYAAKSIELINADQDLLIYTDAIYNERQSINNKLMDKHHFSFRELEIEIKKMFGQLTSEIIKNTKARNLILTGGDVALGVCEELKIYSMNILDELLPGIPLTTANYKNLTLKIITKAGGFGKEDTLCILIDKLKND; encoded by the coding sequence ATGAAATATATCATAGCAGATGACTTAAGCGGTGCTAATGATACCGGAGTAAAATTTACCAAAAAAGGCTATAATGCAAGTGTATCAATAGTAAATAACCAACCAACCGTAGTTATCCCTGACAATATAGATGTTTTTGTGGTGGATACCGAGACCCGAGAATTAGAAAGTGAACCTGCCCGAGAAAAATTAAACAGTATACTGAAAAAACTAAGTATTGACCAAGATGATTTTGTGTATAAAAAAGTAGACTCAACACTGCGAGGTAATATTGGCGTAGAAATTGAAGAAATAATGAAGTTCTTAAAAAAAGATATTTGTATTTTTAGTCCCAGCTTCCCTTCCCATCAAAGGGTGACCATAGATAGTTATCTCATGGTTGATCAAAGACCTCTTGGTGCAAGCGAATATTCATCTAACCATTTAAAGCAAGAAGAAAATTCCTTTATCCCTGCAATCATGAAAAAACAAACTGACTTTTCGGTTGGGCAAATTCACCTATCAGATGTTGCCAAAGGACCAAAAGCTATTTTATCAAAAATAAATGAATTGTGTAAAAAGGGTAATCGAATAATAGTTATCGATTCCATCATAGAAAATCATCTAAGAGATATCTTTCGTAGTGGCTTCAAGTTTAGTGGAACAGTTTTATTTTCAGGGTCCGCAGGTTTAGCAAATCATTTTCCGAAAAATAATAATAAGCCTGAAAAGTTGAAGGTAAATATTGAAAATACTAAAGGTCCGGTCATAGTCATTGCAGGTTCAAGGAATTCTGTGGTAAGCCAACAGATAAATTATCTTAAAGATAACCTAAATCTTGCTCAAATTAAAATAGATTTAGAGCAAATTTTTTCTGATCGAGACAGGGTTTTAGAGAATTATGCCGCTAAATCGATTGAATTAATTAATGCTGATCAGGATTTACTGATATACACCGATGCCATTTACAATGAGAGACAATCTATTAATAATAAATTGATGGATAAGCATCACTTTAGTTTTAGAGAACTGGAGATTGAAATTAAAAAAATGTTTGGTCAACTTACTTCTGAAATAATAAAAAATACAAAAGCAAGAAATTTAATTCTAACCGGGGGAGATGTGGCATTAGGAGTATGCGAAGAACTGAAAATATATAGTATGAATATTTTAGATGAACTGTTACCGGGTATTCCTTTGACGACTGCAAATTACAAGAATCTTACCTTAAAAATAATCACTAAAGCAGGCGGATTTGGTAAAGAAGACACCTTGTGTATTTTGATTGATAAATTAAAAAATGATTAA
- a CDS encoding 3-phosphoglycerate dehydrogenase: MKVLCIGDTMIPGKNIAKAAKELQVKPNYIEMDDWETDWNKLQDRRLVIEKQGPSAEKVVPQIANASKDIEILLVLFCPVSQEAIETLPELKLIGASRAGLENIDVDYATKKGIVVHNIQGRNAQAVSDYTIGLILAEARNIARSHTAVKNGIWRKNFFNSDMIPELQGKTVGLIGFGFIGQLVAQKLSGFRINLLVFDPYVNDDDIQKYQAKRVSLEDLLKNSDFISLHARLSQENKDLLGEKELSCMKKSAYLINTARAGLIQEDALFESLKGQKIAGAALDVFWQEPITKNSRWLTLDNVTLTSHIAGTTTEALTKSPFLLVQDINRLLEDNHPRFIVNPEVLEKIEVQKWLEKVRRA, translated from the coding sequence ATGAAAGTCTTATGTATCGGTGATACCATGATACCCGGAAAGAACATTGCTAAAGCAGCAAAAGAGTTGCAGGTAAAACCAAACTATATTGAAATGGATGATTGGGAAACAGATTGGAATAAATTACAGGATAGAAGATTAGTGATTGAAAAACAGGGGCCATCTGCTGAAAAAGTAGTCCCACAGATAGCAAATGCCAGTAAAGATATCGAAATATTGTTGGTTTTATTTTGTCCGGTATCGCAAGAGGCCATTGAAACTTTGCCTGAACTTAAGCTGATTGGTGCCTCCAGGGCAGGATTGGAGAATATTGATGTTGATTATGCCACAAAAAAGGGAATAGTGGTTCACAATATACAAGGTCGTAACGCTCAGGCGGTTTCCGATTATACAATTGGTTTAATTCTGGCAGAAGCGCGTAATATTGCTCGCAGTCATACTGCTGTAAAGAACGGTATCTGGCGAAAAAATTTTTTTAATTCTGACATGATACCTGAGTTACAAGGTAAGACGGTTGGTTTAATTGGTTTTGGTTTTATAGGTCAACTCGTTGCTCAAAAATTAAGTGGTTTTAGAATCAATCTTTTGGTATTCGATCCCTATGTTAATGATGATGACATCCAGAAATATCAGGCGAAGAGAGTGAGCCTGGAAGATTTATTAAAAAATTCAGATTTTATTTCCTTACATGCTCGTTTAAGTCAGGAGAACAAGGATTTGCTGGGGGAGAAGGAGCTTTCATGCATGAAAAAGTCAGCCTATCTTATCAATACGGCACGTGCCGGTCTCATTCAAGAAGATGCCCTATTTGAATCATTAAAGGGGCAAAAAATTGCCGGTGCAGCCTTAGATGTATTCTGGCAGGAGCCAATTACCAAGAATAGCCGCTGGTTAACGCTTGATAATGTTACCCTGACTTCTCACATTGCCGGAACAACAACAGAAGCCCTGACTAAGTCTCCCTTTTTACTTGTTCAAGATATCAATCGATTGTTGGAAGATAACCATCCCCGGTTTATTGTCAATCCTGAAGTTTTAGAAAAGATTGAAGTCCAGAAATGGCTGGAAAAAGTGAGGCGAGCATAG